A segment of the Prochlorococcus sp. RS04 genome:
TTACACTTTTAAAAAGAAACAATATGAGGAGATATTTTGCGATACCCCTTACAAAAAAAATTCTAAAAATATTATTAAGAATTCTTCCCATCCAAACCACCCCTTGGGATAGCTTCAGTATCAAGAAATATGACTTTAATCATGTCCCCATCACTAATCCTGAGACTTTCAAACTTAAAAGTTATGCCAAATCACTAAATGATATTTTAAGGTTATCAAAGTTACCAAGCTGTAATAACAATTAAAATTCTCACAGTTAGGCTCCCAAAGCCTTGTAATATATATAAATAAGTAAATTTTAATTATGTTACGTTCAATCTTTGCAGGGTTATTCGCAATAGTTTTAACTCTTGGTTTAGGAATTTCATCAGTTTCAGCTAAGACTGTTGAAGTAAAACTTGGAACGGATGCTGGAATGCTTGCATTTGAACCAAGTACGGTAACCATTAGTGCTGGTGATACAGTTAAATTCGTCAATAATAAATTAGCTCCTCACAACGCAGTTTTTGATGGACATGAGGA
Coding sequences within it:
- the petE gene encoding plastocyanin; its protein translation is MLRSIFAGLFAIVLTLGLGISSVSAKTVEVKLGTDAGMLAFEPSTVTISAGDTVKFVNNKLAPHNAVFDGHEELSHADLAFAPGESWEETFDTAGTYDYYCEPHRGAGMVGKVIVE